From the Hordeum vulgare subsp. vulgare chromosome 1H, MorexV3_pseudomolecules_assembly, whole genome shotgun sequence genome, the window CATTTGTACTTCCTTCTCCGCCACCCTCGCTTCCTCCCTGGTCAATCTCCAGCAATAACCTCCATGCAGACCCTTGTAGTAGTCGCGCGAACTTAGCTAACGTCGGTGGATCAACTCCCAAAGTGATCGGCGGTGAAATCATGTAGACTCCGGCTGCGGCGCCGTCGGAGGACGAGAGGACTTTAGGGAAAACCTAAAGGAACTTTTTGACTTGCAAGTAACTAATAGAAAGAAGTAATTTCCTCCACAAGAACACTCCCCAAATTTGTGAATGAATGAAGATGACAAATAGGCTGTGGATAGATATGAGTGGGGAATAGGGAAATCTCACGTCAGAAAATGTGTATCACGACCCTCTCTCTTCTATTCTCAACGACCGCCCTCTCCAAACACAAAAAAGGAATGCAGTAAAGATCCCTTAAAAAAGTTTAGTCCAATAAAACAAAAGTTATCAACAACCCACACACACATCGGATCATGTAGATGTTGAAAAAAGCCCTCAACCCAATATACAACACACAAAAAAACCGAAAGACCCACAAAAACACATCACCCGGAAGAAATAGCACGAATATGAAAATTATATTCAGTGATGGTACATGTGACATAACTATTTCACATCTAGAGCGACTTAGGAAATCTACGAAATCATTAATTAAGGAGTACTTCCTTCAAAAATCACTTGCACATCACAACATGTGACGCACTGCATGCGTGCCACTTGTCGCAACTTAGGAGTTGTCCCTTTTTCGTAGATTCGttttatcaaaagttttatctCCTAAATCGTGGGTTCAAAACTTAAACCATTTTTACTGTTGgatttctcgcgtcgagatctcTAAAACTATATTCTGTGTTGATggattttgatgaacttttttttcatgaaaaaactagACAAAAAGCCCATGCATCTCGCGataaaaaaaacgtgttttttccttttcgagaggcacgtcCGTGCCTCTTACGATGGCAAAACCGCGCCTCTCACAAAAACATGTTTTTctccctttccgagaggcacaagCGTGCTTCACAAAAAACAAAACCATACctttcgcgaaagcaaaaccatgcctctcgcaaaaaagaaaaaacacggTTTTCCTTTTCCAAGAGGCACGACCGTGTCTCTCGtgaaggcaaaaccatgcctctcccgGAAACAAAACCGTggctctcgcaaaaaaaaaatgcattgtttttgttttcgagaggcacgaTCGTGCCTCTCGTGAAGACAAAACCGTGCTTCttgaaagaaaaaaaacactttttttaaatattttttccgTCAAAAAGCTAAGATAGACCGatgacaaaaggaaacacaaaaaaaaaatcagaaaaacgaATCCAAAAAGCCAAAATTTTATAAAAACGTGCGAAAAAcgaatattgcttttggctcccgagctcactggaggcctttaaattcaaacttcaaattcagtgaaaatttgtattttaatgatttaaaaaattctgaaaaaatacatagataaatgaaggtataatacacaagtgtgtaaattttcagaacaaaatacgttgaaatgagggttgtgcaaaaaagacaaatctgaggctgtttaacacatgttactattcatcatttcagatcatgaatttgtcttttttatacagatcacgttttaaagtattttgatctgaaattttacacacatgtcggttacatcgttacatacatgcatattttttcagaattttttgaaccataaaaatttgaatttgaattttttcaaaaataaaggccTCCTTGGAGCTCGGCCTTCAAAACGCTATTCTCGCGAAAAAACCGAAATTTAATAAAAGCGCTTAGAACGCGACACGTGACGATGACTGAAAACGCATTAAGTGACGACGCGCGGGAGTACATATGCTAGGAGACCCCAAAAGAAGCGCTCGTTAACTAGTGGCTCCTGGAAATCTGAATCTTAAAAATCTGAAGTCATTTGTGATTCCGAAAGAATTTGTGATCACTCtagcaaaacaagaaaaagaacaacacatTTTGTCTTGTGAACCAAACTTCCAGCCCAGGTCCAAGCCGTGCGCAAAAGCTGATGGGAGTGCAAAACACGGCCCGGGTCGAGCTGAGCAGAGTCCACAGTCCAGATCTGGAACCAGGCAACGGCATCCTCTGCCGTCCTCCGTTTCGAATCCAGCTGGGCATAAATCTCTCTCCCATTTACCACCTCAGACCCAGATCGCAATCTCAGGACTCCTCCCCGCATCTGGAGCCGCTTTCTCCTCGCGAGTCAAACCtttctctcctcctccctcccctagatcGGGGAGATGGAGCCGGCCACCATGGCCTGGACGCTGGCGGCGGCGGGTTTCGCGCTGGTGTACTGGTTCGTCTGGGTGATGGGCGCCGCGGAGGTGCAGGGGAAGCGCGCCGTCGACCTCCAGATGGGATCCATCGCCGACGACAAGGTCGGGGACAGGTATTCCCAGTACTGGTCCTTCTTCCGCAGCCCCAAGGAGACGGCCGCCGCGGCCACCGCCGACAAGGTTCCGGCCTTCGTCGACACCTTCTACAACCTCGTCACTGACATCTACGAGTGGGGCTGGGGCCAGTCGTTCCACTTCTCGCCCTCCCTGCCCGGCCGGTCGCACCGGGAGGCGACGCGGGTGCACGAGGAGCGCGTTGCCGACCTGCTCGAGGCGCGCCCCGGGAAGCGGCTGCTGGACGTCGGCTGCGGCGTCGGCGGGCCCATGCGCGCCATCGCGGCGCACTCCGGCTCCGACGTCGTCGGGATCACTATCAACGAGTACCAGGTCAACCGCGCCCGCTCGCACAACCGCAAGGCCGGCCTGGACAAGCAATGCGAGGTGGTGTGCGGCAACTTCATGGCCATGCCGTTCCCAGACGCGTCCTTCGACGGCGCCTACTCCATCGAGGCCACCTGCCACGCGCCCAGGCTGCAGGACGTCTACGGCGAGGTCTTCCGCGTGCTCAAGCCAGGGGGGCTCTACGTCTCATACGAGTGGGTCACCACCCCGCTGTACCGCGCCGACGACCCGGAGCACGTCGAGGCCATCCACGGCATCGAGCGCGGCGACGCCCTCCCTGGCCTGCGCCGGCAAGACGAGATCGCCACCGTCGCCAAGGAGGTCGGCTTCGACGTCGTCAAGGAGCTGGACCTGGCGCTGCCGCCGGCGCTCCCCTGGTGGACGCGGCTCAAGATGGGGCGCCTCTCCTACTGGCGCAACTCGCTGGTGATCCGGGCGCTCACCCTGCTGCGCGTGGCGCCCAAGGGCGTCTCCGAGGTGCACGAGATGCTGTACGAGACGGCGCATCACCTCACCCGCGGCGGCGAGACCGGCATCTTCACCCCAATGCACATGGTGCTGCTCCGCAAGCCGGCCACCGCCGCTGAGTAGACAGTAGCATCACATGCGCAAGAATGCAGCAGCGAATCCTAGCTCTTGCCACGGGCGGGCAGCTAGGAGCGGAATCAGACGAGGAAATGCAGCTCTTGGTTTTGATCTTAGCATGAATGAATTCTTCTGTTCGTAGACATTCTTCTTGTTCTTAGACTGAGGCTGGTTAATTAGTTCCGGGGGAGTCGGTATCACCCGAAAtccccactttattttttttTCCTGTTTATTAATATGTGGAAGAATCGATCTGTTTATCTTGAACCAAGCATTGGATTAGAGGACTCGTCCCTCACCACCTCACTGTCTGCTTCATTCTGGCTTTGCTGCGAGTGCGTTGTGTTCACTGCCGTGATTGTGTCTGTGCGCCGGCGTGGTGTTCTGACACGGTGGGTCTTGGATTCCCCGTCCGGCGAGCGGCGGCCGGCGGCTGGCCCGAGATTGGATCTGCGGTTCTGTACTATATAGTTCTGCGTGCAGGAGGAATCTGGAATCTGGATGCCTCTGAGATCTGGCTGAGTAGGAATCTACTCAGCAGATCCAAACCGGTGTGGCATATGGCATATGCCCTTGTCCTCCGAATCTCAAGCAATCCCATCCGACGGTGCAAAGCTGTACActtttagagcatctacaaccataATACACAAATTTGCCGTGGTAGATTTTAAATCTGGGCTCTTAAACGTCCGTGGTCCCGTTCGAGCTTGATGCTTTGATCCCTCGCATTTTATGTCACAAAACTACGATCCTCACTTTAAACCCTCATTTTTTCCTTTCTATGCTAGATGTTTCATCAAACTTTGTGTGCGTCATACGGCCAACTTGATCTCGTGGGAGGGAGAGTTTGGAGAGAAAAGCATATATGTGACTATAAGTAAAGCCAAGAGCATCTCGAACAGCCGTGCTATATAAACTTTGCGCTAAAAAAACCACGTATATTGCGCGCGCAGCCGCTTCGGGCATTCCAGCGGAGGCGCAAAAAACGCGCGCGGGAAAAATGGTTCAGTGCGTGAGGCGAAACGGCTCCGCGCGTCTCATATTTCGTGTGCCCGCTACCGCGCTGGACAACGACGACTCTAGCGCGTCGTCTACCCATCACCGGATCAAGGCACGCCGCCTGCCCTCGCCACCCCATTTGCTCCGGCGACCCGACGGAGCTTCCCCGGCCTATGCCCGCGCCGCGTCTGTTTCCTCTGTCTCTCTCTAATCGCCGCCGCCCCTCGCGCGCCCCATTCCTCCGACGAAGAGCCTTCGGTCGCCCACTGCCACTCGGCGGccacaaggtgttcgacaaaacgctTGCAAGGTAtgtatttcttcaacttgatatttttTTACATGAATTTGATGCATGTTTTTTGTAGTTTTTATAGACTAGTTTAAATTCAATATTATAGATGAGTTCGCCATAAgattcttccgaagaagaatttgatattgaagaggaggaggacctttgcaatgatcctagctatgcacatcaatagaaaaccaaagcacggtggttcggttatgggtcggcaGAAAATTTGAAGGGATAAGATCGATGCCGACAACAGATTGATGAGGCACTATTTTGTGGATAATCCCGTGTACCCCGAGTCGTACTTTTGgcgccggtttaggatgagcacctAGTTATTCAGGCGCATTGGAGAGAAATTGAcgagccatgaccggtttttTCCAGCAGAGGGGGAATGCCgccggagaactcgggcataacaCCTTTCAAAAGGTGACAGCCGCTTTGCGTGTGTTGGCATACGGTATTCTGGCTGATCTAGTTGATAACCACTTAGCCATGGGTGAGAGTCAGgacatcatgtgtgtcaagcgctccGCAGtcggaattgtgcaagtgtttgtcccggagtatttgagatctctcAATGGCGAAGTCGTTGCAAGACTATTGGAGATGAACAAAGCTCGTGGGTTCTCAggtatgcttggctcaatagattgcatgcattggagttggaaggACTGTCCtaaggcatggcatgggcaattACACATCCATAAAAAGAGTTcgactataatccttgaagcggtggacgatcaagagacttggatttggcatgcttatTTTGGAATGCgtggatctttgaatgacatcaacgTTGTTAATCGGTCACCACTCATGAATAAGAGTGCAAATGGTGAACTACTACCGGTAGAGCTTGTAGCAAATGACCATACATACAACTATGGATATTATCTTGCGGATGACATCTACCCAAAGTGGCAAACATTTGTGAAGCTGTTGAATAAACtggaaggtaagaaaaatctagatttccacaatgctcaggcggcgactgtcgtggatataagcctgacagtagatgtgtagggtacgaaagtagagggcagagtcctagctacgacaaggttgtatgagttcaggcccctctgcggtggaggtaacagccctacgtctcagtgctcttggagctttggtgtcgagtggaatatgaatgttacagaatgcgaacccttgtgccagaggggaggggtggcttatatagagtgtgctgcccctcataagtgtctaGCCTTCAAGGGTGTAATAAgtgggattgaatgcatacgttacaggtaacgtatgccataaaggacattaactacagtagtctGATGTCTGACCGTTAGCCTCGCTGGAGTGGCTTCTCGTCTTttatgtcgactggcttctggtatTTACCGAGTGGGATCGAGTCGTTGAGTATTAGGTAACCTTCCGAGTGGTTCTTTACCGAGTGGATCAGACGTTGTCTTAATCTAGTCGGTAATTATCTTGTgatccttaagctaataatgaggtgcccttgggtaggacttataggtcaggcctatga encodes:
- the LOC123411259 gene encoding 24-methylenesterol C-methyltransferase 2-like, which encodes MEPATMAWTLAAAGFALVYWFVWVMGAAEVQGKRAVDLQMGSIADDKVGDRYSQYWSFFRSPKETAAAATADKVPAFVDTFYNLVTDIYEWGWGQSFHFSPSLPGRSHREATRVHEERVADLLEARPGKRLLDVGCGVGGPMRAIAAHSGSDVVGITINEYQVNRARSHNRKAGLDKQCEVVCGNFMAMPFPDASFDGAYSIEATCHAPRLQDVYGEVFRVLKPGGLYVSYEWVTTPLYRADDPEHVEAIHGIERGDALPGLRRQDEIATVAKEVGFDVVKELDLALPPALPWWTRLKMGRLSYWRNSLVIRALTLLRVAPKGVSEVHEMLYETAHHLTRGGETGIFTPMHMVLLRKPATAAE